In Primulina eburnea isolate SZY01 chromosome 3, ASM2296580v1, whole genome shotgun sequence, one DNA window encodes the following:
- the LOC140827825 gene encoding membrane protein PM19L, whose translation MARAVARTLAAPLLFLNLIMYFIVLGFASWCINRHINGTTNHPSMGGNGATPYFLTFSILAAVLGIVSKVAGGGHLRAWRSDSLAGAGASAVVAWGVTALAFGLACKEINIGGYRGWRLKVLEAFIIILGVTQLLYVMLLHAGFVSSRYGPGYRNNDYGTGAGAEPVPKGAGATGTRV comes from the exons ATGGCGAGAGCAGTTGCGAGGACTTTGGCAGCTCCGTTGCTGTTTCTGAACCTGATTATGTATTTTATTGTGTTGGGTTTTGCGAGTTGGTGCATCAACAGGCATATCAATGGCACCACGAACCATCCAA GTATGGGAGGAAATGGTGCGACACCATACTTCTTGACGTTTTCTATACTAGCTGCTGTTTTAGGGATAGTTTCCAAAGTTGCCGGCGGCGGCCATCTCAGAGCTTGGAGGAGTGATAGTCTTGCCGGCGCAGGTGCATCCGCCGTTGTCGCTTGGGGTGTCACCGCTTTGGCTTTCGG ATTGGCTTGCAAGGAGATAAACATAGGTGGATACAGGGGATGGAGGCTAAAGGTGCTGGAGGCCTTCATTATAATTCTTGGAGTCACCCAATTGTTGTACGTGATGCTGCTGCACGCCGGGTTCGTGAGCAGCCGATACGGCCCCGGATACCGAAACAACGACTACGGCACCGGGGCGGGTGCGGAGCCGGTGCCCAAAGGTGCGGGTGCGACGGGGACCAGGGTCTAA